In the genome of Aequorivita sp. H23M31, the window GAAACGATTATGAAAACTATACGAAAAATAGATATAAAACCCGCCATTCTTCAAGTACTTTTTTTTCTCCTATTCCCTATGGCATTAATGGCTCAAATCACCAACATTCCCGATCCAAATTTTGAGCAGGCCTTGATTGATTTGGGTATAGACAGTGATGGTGAAGTTAACGGGCAAGTATTGACAAGCGATATTGAAACAGTAGTTACGCTTAACCTAAATCATGTTCAAATAAGTGATTTAACAGGGTTAGAGGATTTTGCCGCCCTTGAAATTTTGGATGCGACAGGTAATTCCCTAACGTCCCTAAATGTCAGTCAGAATGTTGCATTAAGGGAACTTTATTGTAGTAGTGATTCAGCCGGATTCAATATGATGATTACTTCATTGGATCTGAGTAATAATGTCAATCTCGAAGTACTTTATGCGGAAAATCTAATCTTTTTGGAAACTTTGAACCTTAAAAATGAGAACAACGCTATTTTAACCGTGGAATTATCCTGTGGATATGAGGGTGAACCTTGTGAATTGACAGAATTAACATGTGTAACTGTTGATAATGCAGCAGCTGCGACCAGTAATCGACCTCCCTACTCCAATTGGTACATTGCTGCTGATTTTATATATTCTGAAGATTGCTCCCTAGGGGTTTCCTCATTTGAAGATCAGGGATTTTATATTCAGCAGAATCCAGTTGGTGAAAAATTGGGCTTGGTTTCCAAAACCTTTTCGGGAAAAACCACATTCAAAATTTTTAATTCGGAAGGCCGGCTTTTAAGCATCCAAGACTTATTGTTTGAAGAACAAGTCTCTTTAGATGTTTCGAACCTTTCAAATGGCATGTATTTCTTGAATCTCTCGGATGAAAATGGCAATGTGGCAGTAAAGAAATTTATCAAAGAGTAATCAAACATATTTTCAATAAAAAAGAGGCTGGAAAATCGTTTCAGCCTCTTTTGTTTTATAAAATAAGTAAGTCCGTGTTTTAAAGATTACCTCAAGTTCCAATGGAAGTAAGATGAAAAGTTTCAAAACCTTTTTTTGTCCTACTTCCTACGCCTGCCCACCGTGGCGGATCTTACAGTCCTAAGTCTCCTTAAAAAACTTAGGCCAAAGAAACTCTCTTAAAGCCTACTACTTCCATATCGCCAAGGAGAAATATACTCTATTGTTTTCAGCATCCGCTTTAAGATTTCAAATTTGGTCTTCATGGAACTTTTCCAGAGTTCCATTTTTGCCTTGCTTCGTTCATTATTTTAGTATATGTTTAACACCTTAACCAAATTCAAAAACTAAATTATGAACGCACAAACGCACAAACGCACTTCCTTAGGGTCTAAAAGAGCAAAACGGATCAAAAAGCTATTAACTTTTTCCCTTTCCTTGGTTTGCTTGATGGTGATTCTATTTTCGTGCTCTCAAGACGACACACTTAACCAAGGAACAGAAACTTCAACTGAAGTGCAGGATATCATTCCGCGAAAGATGCCCTTTGATAAAGCTCCACATTATGCTCAGGTAAAAAAGCTTCTTAATCAAATGACGAAAAACTTAAATGATAACACCGTCAAAAAGAGAGGGGGAGAAGGAACCGAAACGTTTGATATATTAACGGACGAAGTCGTCTATATGGAATATGACGATACACATACCTATACCTTTAAAGTAAGAAGAAGCAATCCGGAATATTATATTGAAAATGTCGTACTGCATTACAATCCCGAAACGGATGAATATGATGAGTATCTAATGCAATACCCGGTAAATGAGCAGGAATTCTTGGAAATCGCAAATGGCAATTTCGCAGCGGGCGAGTTGCCCGTAATTGCCCAAAAATTTGAAAATGGAACTTTCACAGGTTTATTGAGCAGAATGTCCTGTGTTACCACTTGTACAACCGTGGCAGTAAATTGTACAGCGAATGGTAACCATGCTCCGGGAGAGGACTGTAGTGGCACTCCCGATCAACTACCATACACTTATGTTTCCTGTAGCACCCGCTGTTTTATGGATTTCTCCATAGGAGATGGGGGCACCGGAGGAGGCGGAGATGGCGGTGGCGGAAATGGCGGTGGTGGTGGCGGTGGAAACACCAATACGGTCCCATTTCCTATGGAGCCCTGTAATACAGGAGGTGGTGGCTCAGGAGGCACAGGTCCTGGAACGGGAATTGAAGATGGTGATGGTATGTGCGTGGTACCGTGGGTGGCTGCCATGAATGCCCAACTGAACCTGACCCAAACAGAATTAAGGGTATTGGAGGATTACCCTGAACTTCTCGATCTGTTTGGGCAGTATTTTGCCCAGATGGGCAATGACGCCGATTATGGGTTGATTCGGTCGTTGATCAATTATATGATTGTAAAAAACGATTATGAGGGAGTTGCGTTTGTCTCCGATTTAATAAACCTATTAATTGACCTGGGTTATACCACCCCAAACTTTACAGCCTCTGATTATCCTGGGCTGACAGATGGTTTTCCTTTTGATTGGTGGAGTGATTACAATTTTTTAAACAATAATTTCTCCCTTGATACTTTTGATCCTTATAAAAGATTGACCGAGGAAGAAAAAAGACTCGTGAAGATATTTCCTACGCTGGCATATTTTATGAGCAAAAATAAAGATACTGCTGAAAATGAAACCATTTTAAGATTTGGTAAAAACGGATTGAACGATAAGTCAGATGCCTTTAGACATGCATATTTCAATGCCCTAAATACCCGTTCTGCCAAAGTAGCGGTTGTAGGCAACGGAGCAGCTGTTGTTAGGATGTTTGGAGAAGCTCATGAGTCTGAAGTTCCCGCTCAGCTACAATTGGAGAAAGAAATGGACTTGCATAATAATGAAGTGGGAATTCAATATTGTACTGTATGTTCTCCATTGGGAACTACAAATCAATCAATTTCTGATGGGATAATGCAACTGGTTGTAAATGGTACTCTTAAATATTTAGACCCCTTGAATTTCATTTTTTCCCCACCTTTTGATGCGAATAATGACGGGATACAAGATTGTCCAACTTGTTTAAATGGAATTATACCGACAACCATAATCAAAAATACAAATCAATAGTCATGGGGAGTATTTGCAAGGTATTTATCTTTCTTTTTGTATTTTGTTCCTGTGATAATTCGTCCAATAGGAAGTTTTCAAAAACATTTTTTGTCAATACTGATGAAATCGGCATTGGGGAGACGGAAATCTGCGCGGACATTATTAAGAATGGAAAAAGCCAATATAGCTTTGACAGGGAAATTAATATTATTGAGAACCGTCTCACTGACACGATTGTGGTAGGATTGTCCGTTGTGCCGCCCAATTATGTCGGAAAATTATTTTACGGCAGATTTGAAGAAGAAGATGGGGAAATTGTTGCCTTATACCAGAAGAGCAATAATCCACCTATAAAAAAAATATGCTTTTCCAAATATCGTAACACTACTTCTAAAGGCGTATTATTAATGGAATTTACTAATGTTGCTGATACCATTGATTAAAATTTAAGTAAAAGTTTATTTAATTTACGAGGTAAATGGTGAAGGTTCGCGAACTTGCTGCACAGTATCTCAAATACACGCATTAAACCAACAAATCAGTAGCCATGAGGATATTTTATATTTCATTGTTTACATTTTTTATTTTTAATTGCAGTCCAAAAGAGCGGACAATAACATTCACAAATGAATCTAAGACCTCTATAGATAGTTTAGAAATTAGTGTATCGTCTGCGGATGTTTATTCTGAAGGCTATCATAGCATCAAACCATTCGAAACGGTAATGTTAACTATACCCCGCAATAGACCTAAATCGAATCATCATGATTTCACGATTTCAATAACTGTTTTTATAAAAGACAACGTGATACATAAATCCTATCATAACGACTTATCAGGTTATTTGAATCGTGACTATAACGTAATGCTGAATAAAAAGGATGAAATTGAATGGAAATAATTATGTGGCAAAAAATTAATGGGTCTGGATAACGGCAACGGCGTGGTGCCCTGGGTGGCAGCCATGAATGCCCAACTGAACCTGACCCAGGCAGAACTGGGGATATTGGAGGATTATCCTGAGCTTATGGATCTGTTCGGTCAATATTTTGCCGCGAGTGGCAATGATGCCGATTATGGGTTGATACGGTCTTTAATTAATTCCGTCGCAATTAATAATAGTTATCAAGCAGTAGAATTTGTATTTGACTTAATTAATTTCTTGATTGACACTAATTACATTGTTCCGGAATATACAGATATAAATTTTCCCGGAAAGACTGATGGAATGCCTTTTAATTGGTGGAATAATTCTGTTTGGATAAATAATAATATAAGAATTAATGGTTTAAAGCCAGAAGAAAAACCAAATGCCCAAGAATTTATTTTATTTGCTCTATTCCCACGTGAGGCTGTTTTTCATATAAAAAATTCTATGAATGCCTTAAACACTGCGCAACAACTTATTTTGGATGGGACTTTCACACGAATCCACAATGGCAAAGCAGACGCATTCAGACATACATTTTGGAATGCGTTAGATGCTTCAGATTTTGGGGTGCCTATCACATTGCTGTTTACAACCGCGCATGAAACTGGAGCTATTGTTCCGAACCATCCATTAGAGATGGAAATGGATTTACATAACAACTCTATTGGTGCTGGAATTGGCGCAATATATAATACTCTAACTCCAAGCACAATTATAAAATCCGTAGTTATTAATGCGATGCAAAATACATCTCAAATTTTGTATCTGGATCCATTGGCAAATCATGATGGGGAAAACATTTTACCTAATTCTACTCTAAAATCAACAAATCAATAATGGCAGTAAATTGTAAAATCGGCAGAGGCTTTATATTCACTCTATTTATGGTTGTTTCCTGCAATGGCCAAGAAAATGTGAATTTAACAGTCAATAACTTTTCATCCCATAGAATCGACTCCATCGTAATTCCTAAAAATGAGGAAAAAGCATTGGAAAAAATAGTTTTTTCAGATGGAATTGGTGTGGATCAGAAAGATGTACTCAAGATTAATATTGATAAATCCCACATATGGTATCAAGGTAGTTTTTGGATCATCTTTTATTCACAAAATAAAAAATGGGAGACAAGTTGGGGTTTCCATGACATGGGTTATATCATAAATGATACCATCAATGTGTATGACAAGGGGGTTTCTAAAGGAAAACGTAAATTGGAAAAGCCCAAAGAGTTATTAGTCTATTTTTATAATAGAGATAAAGCAAAGAAAATAGACTCTATTATTTCCTCATCGATTCTGCGTGAGAAAATAAGTAGAACTATAGTCGATGGAAGGGAAAGCCAGAATTCAGAAAACAGGGAAATCATATTCGATTTTGAAAAAATAAAAAAAAATTCCGAATTTGATGTCTGGATTTCCGGGAAAAAATATAAGGCAATCATAGAACATGATTTTGACGATTGGAACAACAATCAAGTGTTTTTGTATTTTAAGAATGGTCAAATTATTTCTACAAATCAATAAGATATTGTTATGTATTGTAATTTTTGGATGTTTTGTTCTTAACTGTATATTCTGAAGATTGCTCCCTAGGGGTCTCCTCATTTGAAGATCGGGGATTTTATATTCAGCCGAATCCAGTTGGTGAAAAGTTGGGCTTGGTTTCCAAAACCTTGTCGGGAAAGACCACATTCAAAATTTTTAATTCGGAAGGCGGGCTTTTAAGCATCCAAGACTTATTGTTTGAAGAACAAGCCTCTTTAGATGTTTCGAATCTTTCAAGCGGTATTTACATCCTGCATCTCACGGATGAATACGGAAATAGGGCAACAAAAAAGTTCGTTAAAAAGTAAAGTGTAATATCAATAAGAAAGAGGCTGGAAAATCATTCCAGCCTCTTTTGTTATATAAAATAAGTATGTCCGTGTTTTAAAGATTACCTCAAGTTCCAATGGAAGTAAGATAAAAAGTTTCAAGACCTCTTTTAGTCCTACGTCCTACGCCTGCCCGCCGTGGCGGGTCTTACAGTCCTAAGTCTCCTTAAAAAAAACTAAGCCAAAGAAACTCTTTTAAAACCTACAACCTCAACGTCACCAAAAGATTTTACATAATCGGCAACGCTTTTCTTTTCATCTTTAATGAAATTTTGGTCAAGCAATGCTTTTTCGTGATCCAAGGTAGTGTTGTCACTGATAAAACGTTCTAATTTTCCAGGAAGAATTTTATCCCAGATTTGCTCTGGTTTGCCTTCGGCTTTTAATTCAGCTTTTGCATCTTCTTCCGCTTGTGCCAAAACTTCTGGAGTCAATTGTGCTCTTGAAATGTATTTAGGTACATTTTTTTTGGTTTTTCCCAAACGACCCAATTCGATATTATCTTTTTCAATAACAGCGATTCTTGCTTCGGTTTCTGAAGCAATATATTCTGGATCAAAATCTTTGTAAGAAAGGGTAGTTGCACCCATTGAGGCAACCTGCATAGAAACGTCTTTTGCCAATTCCTCAGCATTGTCCACTTTTTTTGAAAGACCGGTCAAGGCAGCAATTTTGTTAACGTGAACGTAGGAACCTACAAACGGTGCTTCCAAAATTTCGAAACCACCAATCTCTATTTTCTCACCGATAACACCGGTCTGCTCAGTCAATTTCTCTGCAACGGTCATTCCGTCGTATTCTGAAGCCCAAAGCTCTTCCTTTGAAGATGTATTCAAAGCGATTTCGGCCATTTTGTTTGCCATATCCACAAATGAATCGTTTTTGGCAACGAAGTCGGTTTCACAGTTTAAGGAAATGATAACTCCTTTTGTGTGATCACTGTTTATTTTTGCAGTTGCAACGCCTTCACTTGAATCGCGGTCTGCTCTTTGGTCAGCAACTTTCTGTCCTTTTTTTCTAAGGATGTTAATTGCTTCTTCCATATTCCCGTCTGCCTCAACTAATGCCTTTTTACAGTCCATCATTCCTGCGCCTGTGGCCTGTCTTAGTTTGTTAACTTCTGCGGCTGTTATTTTTGCCATTTTTCTATAATTTTTAGCGTTTAATATTGAAAAAAGCCGTTTAGTTTATTTTCGATGTAGAAAAGAACCAAACGACTTTTAATTTTAAAATATCGTTATTATTCTTCTTCGTTAAGAACTTCTTTTTTCGATTTCAAACGAACAGGTTGCTTTGCTTCCTCCATAGCTTCTACATCTTCCTTATCGGTAGATGGAACCTCTGGTTTTTCTTTTTTAGCAGGTTTGCCCGATCTTTCTCTTTTTGCTGCTTTTTCCATTTTTTCTTCGTCCTCGTCATCTTCGGTTCCTCCAGACTTTCTTTCGGATAGTCCTTCGATGATAGCTTCAGAAACCAAGCTCATAATAGCTTCAACGGATTTTGAAGCATCGTCGTTTGATGGAATTACGTAGTCAATAACACGTGGGT includes:
- a CDS encoding DUF6973 domain-containing protein, yielding MNAQTHKRTSLGSKRAKRIKKLLTFSLSLVCLMVILFSCSQDDTLNQGTETSTEVQDIIPRKMPFDKAPHYAQVKKLLNQMTKNLNDNTVKKRGGEGTETFDILTDEVVYMEYDDTHTYTFKVRRSNPEYYIENVVLHYNPETDEYDEYLMQYPVNEQEFLEIANGNFAAGELPVIAQKFENGTFTGLLSRMSCVTTCTTVAVNCTANGNHAPGEDCSGTPDQLPYTYVSCSTRCFMDFSIGDGGTGGGGDGGGGNGGGGGGGNTNTVPFPMEPCNTGGGGSGGTGPGTGIEDGDGMCVVPWVAAMNAQLNLTQTELRVLEDYPELLDLFGQYFAQMGNDADYGLIRSLINYMIVKNDYEGVAFVSDLINLLIDLGYTTPNFTASDYPGLTDGFPFDWWSDYNFLNNNFSLDTFDPYKRLTEEEKRLVKIFPTLAYFMSKNKDTAENETILRFGKNGLNDKSDAFRHAYFNALNTRSAKVAVVGNGAAVVRMFGEAHESEVPAQLQLEKEMDLHNNEVGIQYCTVCSPLGTTNQSISDGIMQLVVNGTLKYLDPLNFIFSPPFDANNDGIQDCPTCLNGIIPTTIIKNTNQ
- a CDS encoding DUF6973 domain-containing protein; the encoded protein is MGLDNGNGVVPWVAAMNAQLNLTQAELGILEDYPELMDLFGQYFAASGNDADYGLIRSLINSVAINNSYQAVEFVFDLINFLIDTNYIVPEYTDINFPGKTDGMPFNWWNNSVWINNNIRINGLKPEEKPNAQEFILFALFPREAVFHIKNSMNALNTAQQLILDGTFTRIHNGKADAFRHTFWNALDASDFGVPITLLFTTAHETGAIVPNHPLEMEMDLHNNSIGAGIGAIYNTLTPSTIIKSVVINAMQNTSQILYLDPLANHDGENILPNSTLKSTNQ
- the tsf gene encoding translation elongation factor Ts; translation: MAKITAAEVNKLRQATGAGMMDCKKALVEADGNMEEAINILRKKGQKVADQRADRDSSEGVATAKINSDHTKGVIISLNCETDFVAKNDSFVDMANKMAEIALNTSSKEELWASEYDGMTVAEKLTEQTGVIGEKIEIGGFEILEAPFVGSYVHVNKIAALTGLSKKVDNAEELAKDVSMQVASMGATTLSYKDFDPEYIASETEARIAVIEKDNIELGRLGKTKKNVPKYISRAQLTPEVLAQAEEDAKAELKAEGKPEQIWDKILPGKLERFISDNTTLDHEKALLDQNFIKDEKKSVADYVKSFGDVEVVGFKRVSLA
- a CDS encoding T9SS type A sorting domain-containing protein, with amino-acid sequence MFLTVYSEDCSLGVSSFEDRGFYIQPNPVGEKLGLVSKTLSGKTTFKIFNSEGGLLSIQDLLFEEQASLDVSNLSSGIYILHLTDEYGNRATKKFVKK
- a CDS encoding T9SS type A sorting domain-containing protein; its protein translation is MKTIRKIDIKPAILQVLFFLLFPMALMAQITNIPDPNFEQALIDLGIDSDGEVNGQVLTSDIETVVTLNLNHVQISDLTGLEDFAALEILDATGNSLTSLNVSQNVALRELYCSSDSAGFNMMITSLDLSNNVNLEVLYAENLIFLETLNLKNENNAILTVELSCGYEGEPCELTELTCVTVDNAAAATSNRPPYSNWYIAADFIYSEDCSLGVSSFEDQGFYIQQNPVGEKLGLVSKTFSGKTTFKIFNSEGRLLSIQDLLFEEQVSLDVSNLSNGMYFLNLSDENGNVAVKKFIKE